The Streptomyces cyaneogriseus subsp. noncyanogenus region GGCGCAGATGTGCGGTCCGCAGACCCGCGGCCTTCGCCGGGAACAGGTCGTTGGCGGGGTGGTCGCCGACGTACACGGTCTCCGGGGGCTCCGCCTCCGCGACCTCGCGCACCCGCTGGAAGAACTCGGGCTGCGGCTTGGCCACGCCCCAGTCGCCGGAGGTCACGATCACGTCCGCGGGCAGGTCCAGGCCGCGGAGCAGTTCGCCGGCCCGGGAGGTCTGATTCCCTGCGACGACGACCCGGGCACCGAGACGGCGCAACTCGGACAGAGCCGGGCGGACATCGTCGTACAAGTCGCTCTCCTCAAGGCATTCACCGCGGCCGGCGGCGTCGCGGGCGCGGTACTCGGCGGCGAGGTCGATGCCGGGGCGGGCGAGGCGCAGGGCGTCGGCGTTGTCGCGGCCTTGGGCGACGACGGCGCCGACGAGCGCGGAGAGGGTGTGGCGCGGGATGCTGAGCCAGTCTGCCCAGGATGCCCAGTAGCGGTCGTCTCGGGTGATGGTTTCGCCGACATCGAGAACAACTGTTTTGATCACGCTGGGAAGGTTAGAGGCCGTAGGCCGGGGCCTCCGGTCGCGGCGGGTGGAGCGCGGGACAACGGAACCGCGCTTGTTCACCGTCCGGAGGGCACCCACGGCATGACGGCGGCCCCGCCCGGAACGGGCGGGGCCGTTGTGTGTTCGGCTATTTCACGTTGCCTGCGAGGACCGCCACCTCCGCCTCCCCCGACGGCGCCAGCTCGACCTGCAGGTACTGCTCGTTCTTCGGCATCTCGCACGCGACCTCGGCCGTCGCCGTCCGGCCCGGCCTCAGTTTCATCGACGGCATTCCTTCCAACCCGTGCTCGGAGTCGAAGACCTGCTCCGCTTGCCGGCTTTCTTCGCCGGCGTAGCAGGTCACGTATCCGGTGCCGATGTCGACCATGGACTTAGACCCGTTTTCGATCTTCACGGTGAACGCGACGTAGGGCGCGTTCTCCACCGATGCGTACGCCGACGTCACCCCGCGCGTGTAGCCGGACAGGCGCACTTCGACACCGTCGTCGTACTTCACCGCGTCCGTCAGGCCGTTGACGTCCGGCTCTGTGTCCGACGGCTCAGGCTCCGGCTCTGCGCCAGCGGTGACCGTGTCATCAGCCGGGGTGCCGACCGCGCTTGGCTTGCTGTCGCTGTCGTCGCCCTGAATCAGGTAGACCGTTCCCCCGCCGAGCGCGAACGCGGCGACGGCCACGCCGACGACCATGCCGACGAGCTTCTTCGTGCTGTGCCCCGCGGCGGTGGGCCGGGGTGGCTGGGTGGGCGGTGGCGGATAGGACATGGTCCCCCTCTGTGCTGTGTGCCGAGGGGCATCATGCGTGCAGGTGACGCGGTGCGATACGGATGTGGCCGTCCCGTGACCGAATTCCGTCTGAACCGGTAACGGCCGCCTTCCGGTACACGGCGCTGATCGGCATGACCTGAGGGCTGTCCCGTCGCTGCGGTCGCGGAGAGCCGCGACCCCGTCAGGCGCTCGTGTTCTTCCACAGATGTCGCTCTTCCAGGGTCCCGAACCGCACGTCTCCGCGTTCGAGGTCGACGAGTATGGGCCAGCAGTCCAACAGCTGCTCTCTCGCTTCACGCGAGGCGAGGTACTGCACAGAGTTGTAGGGCACGATCAGGAGTCCGTTGCTCTCCCGGACCAGCTCTGTGTCGATGGCGAGTGGCGGCTCGGTATCGCGCTGGCTACGCGCGAGAAATGCCGCCGCGGCCTGCAGGGCCTCGTCCTGCTCCCTCATCCGT contains the following coding sequences:
- a CDS encoding HAD family hydrolase; this translates as MIKTVVLDVGETITRDDRYWASWADWLSIPRHTLSALVGAVVAQGRDNADALRLARPGIDLAAEYRARDAAGRGECLEESDLYDDVRPALSELRRLGARVVVAGNQTSRAGELLRGLDLPADVIVTSGDWGVAKPQPEFFQRVREVAEAEPPETVYVGDHPANDLFPAKAAGLRTAHLRRGPWGHLWADAPDVVAAADWRIDSLSQLTGILTT
- a CDS encoding YrhB domain-containing protein encodes the protein MREQDEALQAAAAFLARSQRDTEPPLAIDTELVRESNGLLIVPYNSVQYLASREAREQLLDCWPILVDLERGDVRFGTLEERHLWKNTSA